In Agrobacterium tumefaciens, a single genomic region encodes these proteins:
- a CDS encoding ABC transporter ATP-binding protein, with the protein MSAGADLLRIENLRVSFSLMGGTIDAVRGASLRILPGKVTALVGESGSGKSVIGQTIMGIHPKTARVNGRVLFTDPENAAAGPIDLLQLPKDGREIRSIRGNRIGLIFQEPMTSFSPLHTIGNQIDEALRIHSILSPAERAEKMYETLDLVGFSKPKKVVNMYPFELSGGMRQRAMIAMALICRPALLIADEPTTALDVTIQAQILKLLRDLQSRLNMSMLLITHDLGVVANIADEVAVIYQGEIMEAGTVDDIFKAPGHPYLKGLMAAVPHFDMKPGERLKALREIKVDHESLVGKKTAAVNKTPGPLLTVDNISKTFTSRKSSWFRKSDANATKAVNSVSFEIRRGECLGLVGESGSGKTTVSKILMRAVRPDEGSITFHRPEGDIDVLNAKDGDLKELRSKIQMVFQDPISSLSPRMTVGNILSEPLEIHGRGDAKYRAEKVRGLVRAIGLGESALNRYPHSFSGGQRQRIGIARALALGPELLICDEPVSALDVSVQAQILNLLKDLQQDLGLTYLFISHNLAVVDYMADRVAVMCEGRIVELAPREILMRSPVHPYTKSLLAAVPFPDLDRPLDFRTIGKISATGKFDWGRQFRDEGDGEMISADLGEGHFVLANGNVDIRELRP; encoded by the coding sequence CCCTCGTCGGCGAGTCCGGCTCCGGAAAATCCGTCATCGGCCAGACCATCATGGGCATCCATCCCAAAACGGCGCGCGTGAACGGCCGCGTGCTGTTCACCGATCCGGAAAATGCCGCAGCCGGCCCCATCGATCTGCTGCAATTGCCGAAGGACGGCCGGGAAATCCGTTCGATACGCGGCAATCGCATCGGTCTGATTTTTCAGGAGCCCATGACCTCCTTTTCGCCGCTGCACACCATCGGCAACCAGATCGATGAAGCGCTCAGGATCCACAGCATCCTGTCGCCGGCCGAGCGCGCGGAAAAAATGTATGAAACGCTCGATCTCGTGGGGTTTTCCAAACCCAAGAAGGTCGTGAACATGTATCCCTTCGAACTGTCGGGCGGCATGCGTCAGCGCGCCATGATCGCCATGGCGCTCATCTGTCGGCCTGCACTTTTGATTGCGGATGAGCCGACGACGGCGCTGGATGTGACGATACAGGCGCAAATCCTCAAGCTGCTGCGCGATCTTCAGAGCCGGTTGAATATGAGCATGCTGCTCATCACCCACGATCTTGGTGTGGTCGCCAATATCGCCGACGAAGTGGCCGTGATCTATCAGGGAGAGATCATGGAAGCCGGTACGGTCGATGACATTTTCAAGGCGCCGGGCCACCCCTATCTCAAGGGCCTGATGGCCGCCGTACCGCATTTCGACATGAAGCCCGGCGAAAGGCTGAAGGCGCTGCGCGAAATCAAGGTGGACCACGAAAGCCTTGTCGGAAAAAAGACCGCCGCGGTCAACAAAACCCCCGGCCCGCTTCTGACCGTCGATAACATCAGCAAGACCTTCACGAGCCGCAAATCCAGCTGGTTCCGCAAAAGCGACGCCAATGCCACGAAGGCGGTCAACAGCGTCAGTTTTGAAATCCGTCGCGGCGAGTGCCTCGGGCTGGTCGGCGAAAGTGGCAGCGGCAAGACCACCGTCAGTAAAATCCTCATGCGCGCCGTCCGCCCGGATGAGGGTTCGATAACCTTTCACCGGCCGGAAGGTGATATCGATGTCCTCAATGCGAAGGACGGTGATCTCAAGGAGCTGCGCTCGAAGATACAAATGGTCTTTCAGGACCCGATTTCATCGCTGTCCCCCCGCATGACGGTGGGCAATATCCTGAGCGAGCCGCTCGAAATCCACGGACGGGGAGATGCGAAATACCGCGCGGAAAAAGTCCGGGGTCTCGTCAGGGCCATCGGCCTTGGAGAAAGCGCGCTGAACCGCTATCCCCATAGCTTCTCCGGCGGCCAGAGGCAGCGTATCGGCATTGCCCGCGCCTTGGCACTCGGCCCCGAACTGCTGATCTGCGATGAGCCCGTCTCCGCTCTCGATGTCTCGGTGCAGGCGCAAATCCTCAATCTGCTGAAGGATTTGCAGCAGGACCTCGGGCTCACCTATCTCTTCATCTCGCATAATCTCGCGGTGGTGGATTATATGGCCGACCGCGTGGCCGTGATGTGCGAGGGCCGTATCGTGGAACTGGCGCCGCGGGAAATCCTGATGCGCTCTCCGGTTCACCCCTATACGAAATCCCTGCTGGCCGCCGTGCCTTTTCCCGATCTCGATCGTCCGCTCGATTTCCGCACCATCGGCAAGATCAGCGCGACGGGCAAATTCGACTGGGGCAGGCAGTTCCGGGACGAGGGTGATGGCGAGATGATATCAGCCGATCTCGGCGAAGGCCATTTCGTCCTTGCCAACGGCAATGTCGATATCCGGGAGCTTCGCCCTTGA
- a CDS encoding ABC transporter substrate-binding protein, with protein sequence MITRRTTLALLASVFLPAYARAAYIDPAYFKEKREKGELPGVAERLPKNPRVIDMKALGREPGKHGGSVRMLIGGQRDIRLMPISSYARLVGYDEKFELHPDILESYDVQEERIFTFKLREGHKWSDGSDFTSEDFRYFWEDVALNKEIHKGGPPIELLVNNNPPLIEVVDRLTVRYTWEGPNPDFLAKLAAASPARLFLPAAYMKQFHVKYQTAENLAKLIKKNKADDWSGLHIKMSRQVRPENPALPTLDAWRNTTSPPAEQFVFERNPYYHRVDENGLQLPYLDRFLLNVTSSDIISAKTASGDSDLQYFGLDFADYTFLKDAEKRFPLKVNLYKRSQGSRIALLPNLNCADPVWRSAFQDVRVRRALSLAINRHEINMVCFYGLAKESADTVLPESPLYRQEFADAWSAFDRAAANRLLDEAGFDKRDNAGLRLLPDGRPAYIIVETTGESTLETDVMELVTDHWRHIGIAVSVRPTQRDVFRKRAMGGEVLMSVWMGMDNGVPTPDMLPSGLAPTGDDQLQWPVWGVHYLSGGREGKEPDLPEAAHLLDLLKKWRRSVTEEEREAIWLEMLGIYTQQVFSIGIVNGALQPVVHVKRMRNVPDKALFGYEPTSYLGVYMPDAFWYDGDA encoded by the coding sequence TTGATCACGCGCCGCACCACGCTCGCCTTGCTGGCCTCCGTCTTCCTGCCGGCCTATGCGCGCGCCGCCTATATCGACCCAGCCTATTTCAAGGAAAAACGCGAAAAGGGCGAATTGCCCGGCGTGGCCGAACGCCTGCCGAAAAACCCGCGCGTCATCGACATGAAAGCGCTTGGCCGCGAGCCGGGAAAACACGGCGGCTCGGTGCGTATGCTGATTGGCGGCCAGCGCGATATCAGGTTGATGCCGATCAGCAGCTATGCCCGCCTTGTCGGTTATGACGAAAAATTTGAGCTTCATCCGGACATTCTGGAAAGCTATGACGTTCAGGAAGAACGCATCTTCACCTTCAAGCTGCGCGAGGGCCACAAATGGTCCGATGGCAGCGACTTTACTTCAGAGGATTTCCGCTATTTCTGGGAGGATGTCGCTCTCAATAAGGAAATTCACAAGGGCGGTCCGCCGATCGAACTTCTGGTCAACAATAATCCGCCGCTGATCGAAGTCGTCGACCGGCTGACGGTGCGTTACACCTGGGAAGGCCCGAACCCGGATTTCCTGGCGAAGCTCGCGGCGGCCTCGCCTGCGCGACTGTTCCTTCCCGCCGCTTACATGAAACAGTTCCACGTCAAATATCAGACAGCGGAAAATCTCGCCAAGCTCATCAAGAAGAACAAGGCGGACGACTGGAGCGGGCTGCATATCAAGATGTCACGGCAGGTCCGGCCGGAGAACCCCGCTTTGCCGACGCTCGACGCATGGCGAAACACGACCTCGCCGCCGGCGGAGCAGTTCGTGTTCGAGCGCAATCCCTATTATCACCGCGTCGACGAAAATGGCCTGCAGCTGCCCTATCTCGACCGTTTCCTGCTCAACGTCACCTCCTCCGATATCATCTCCGCCAAGACGGCATCGGGTGACAGCGATCTGCAATATTTCGGCCTCGACTTTGCCGATTACACCTTCCTGAAGGATGCCGAAAAGCGTTTCCCCCTGAAGGTCAATCTCTACAAGCGCTCCCAGGGCTCACGCATCGCGCTGCTGCCCAATCTCAATTGCGCCGACCCGGTCTGGCGCAGCGCGTTCCAGGACGTGCGCGTGCGCCGTGCCCTGTCGCTCGCGATCAACCGGCATGAAATCAACATGGTCTGCTTCTACGGGCTGGCAAAAGAAAGCGCCGACACCGTCCTGCCGGAAAGCCCGCTTTACCGGCAGGAATTTGCCGACGCCTGGAGCGCCTTTGACCGGGCAGCGGCCAACAGGCTGCTCGATGAAGCGGGTTTCGACAAACGCGACAATGCCGGCCTTCGGCTCCTGCCGGATGGTCGACCCGCCTATATCATCGTCGAGACGACAGGCGAAAGCACGCTCGAAACCGATGTCATGGAACTGGTAACGGATCACTGGCGGCATATCGGCATTGCGGTTTCGGTGCGCCCCACCCAGCGCGACGTCTTCCGCAAGCGCGCCATGGGCGGCGAGGTGCTGATGTCGGTGTGGATGGGCATGGACAATGGCGTGCCCACACCTGACATGCTGCCTTCCGGCCTCGCCCCCACCGGCGACGATCAGCTGCAATGGCCGGTCTGGGGCGTGCACTATCTTTCTGGCGGCCGCGAGGGCAAGGAGCCCGACCTGCCGGAGGCGGCGCATCTTCTCGATCTCCTCAAAAAATGGCGCAGAAGCGTTACCGAGGAAGAACGCGAGGCGATCTGGCTGGAAATGCTCGGGATTTATACGCAGCAGGTATTTTCGATCGGCATCGTCAACGGCGCGCTGCAACCCGTCGTCCATGTCAAACGCATGCGAAACGTGCCGGACAAGGCGCTTTTCGGTTACGAACCCACATCCTATCTCGGCGTCTATATGCCGGATGCCTTCTGGTATGACGGAGACGCCTGA
- a CDS encoding ABC transporter permease, whose product MTSSIPKSGEALPHYVSTAPFDPSLIEPNTSGMAAFSKASQLKLMWWQFRQHKIAVWSGAFLAVIYLSILISEFLAPYNLHTRNIEHIYAPPQSIHLFNDGKFVGPFVYGREMTLDMDNLRRVYRDVPTDIQPLRFFCKGDTYRFWGMFEGRTHFVCPAEGGEMFLLGTDRLGRDVLSRIIYGARISLTIGLLGVAMSFVLGIVIGGLAGYRGGTFDLIVQRIIEVLQSIPSIPLWLALAAIMPVTWSPILVYLGITIILGMLDWTGLARAVRSKLLALREEDYVLSAQLMGAGTPRIIGRHLIPGFMSHLIASATLTIPGMILGETALSFLGLGLRPPITSWGILLTEARSVSVIALYPWLLIPTIPVVLVILAFNFFGDGLRDAADPFR is encoded by the coding sequence ATGACTTCATCCATTCCGAAATCAGGCGAAGCGCTCCCCCATTACGTCTCGACGGCACCCTTCGACCCGTCGCTCATCGAACCCAACACTTCTGGAATGGCGGCCTTCAGCAAGGCATCACAACTGAAGCTGATGTGGTGGCAATTCCGCCAGCACAAGATCGCTGTGTGGTCCGGCGCGTTTCTGGCGGTGATCTATCTTTCGATCCTGATCAGCGAGTTCCTCGCCCCTTACAATCTCCATACCCGCAATATCGAGCATATCTACGCACCGCCGCAGTCCATTCATCTTTTCAACGACGGAAAATTTGTCGGCCCCTTCGTTTATGGCCGGGAAATGACACTCGATATGGACAATCTGCGGCGCGTCTACCGAGATGTGCCGACGGATATCCAGCCGCTGCGTTTCTTCTGCAAGGGCGATACCTATCGCTTCTGGGGCATGTTCGAGGGCAGAACCCACTTCGTATGCCCGGCCGAAGGCGGCGAAATGTTCCTGCTCGGCACCGACAGGCTGGGGCGCGATGTGCTGTCGAGGATCATCTATGGTGCGCGCATTTCGCTGACCATCGGCCTTCTCGGCGTCGCCATGAGCTTCGTTCTCGGCATTGTGATCGGTGGTCTGGCGGGTTATCGCGGTGGCACCTTCGACCTGATTGTCCAACGCATCATCGAGGTGCTGCAATCCATCCCCAGCATTCCGCTATGGCTGGCGCTCGCGGCAATCATGCCGGTGACCTGGAGCCCGATCCTCGTCTATCTCGGCATCACCATCATTCTCGGCATGCTGGACTGGACCGGCCTTGCGCGCGCCGTGCGCTCGAAGCTTCTGGCGCTTCGCGAGGAAGACTATGTTTTGTCTGCACAATTAATGGGTGCCGGCACGCCGCGCATCATCGGCAGACACCTTATTCCCGGCTTCATGTCGCACTTGATCGCATCGGCCACCCTTACGATACCGGGCATGATTCTCGGCGAAACCGCACTGAGCTTCCTCGGCCTCGGTCTCAGGCCACCGATCACAAGTTGGGGAATTCTGCTCACGGAGGCGCGCAGCGTCAGCGTCATTGCGCTATATCCGTGGCTTCTCATCCCGACGATCCCGGTCGTTCTCGTCATTCTGGCCTTTAATTTCTTCGGCGACGGACTACGTGATGCTGCGGACCCCTTCAGATAA
- a CDS encoding ABC transporter permease — translation MLRYIIKRILVMIPTLILISMLVFTIIELPPGDYFESYVAELRAMGETANLAEIEELRTRYGFDQPAPIRYFRWATGMLVGDFGYSFEYQLPVSDVVGDRLWLTVLVSFVTIIVTWILAFPIGIYSATHKYSWGDYGLTFLGLLGIAIPNFMLALILMYFANIWFGISIGHLMDREYLNQAMSWAKFKSILEHIWIPVLIIGTAGTAGMIRRLRANLLDELQKQYVVTARAKGLHPFKVLIKYPLRMALNFFISDIGSILPAIISGAEITAVVLSLETTGPMLIRALQSQDMYLAGSFLMFLAFLTVIGVLVSDIALAILDPRIRFGGGNVK, via the coding sequence ATGCTGCGGTATATAATCAAGCGCATCCTCGTCATGATCCCCACACTGATCCTGATCTCGATGCTGGTCTTCACCATCATCGAACTGCCGCCGGGCGATTATTTCGAAAGCTACGTCGCCGAGCTGCGCGCCATGGGTGAGACGGCAAACCTTGCCGAAATCGAGGAATTGCGCACCCGCTACGGTTTCGATCAGCCGGCCCCGATCCGCTATTTCCGCTGGGCGACCGGCATGCTGGTCGGCGATTTCGGTTATTCCTTTGAATATCAGCTGCCGGTCAGCGATGTGGTGGGAGACCGCCTCTGGCTGACGGTTCTGGTCTCCTTCGTCACCATCATCGTCACCTGGATCCTTGCCTTTCCGATCGGCATCTACTCTGCCACGCATAAATACAGCTGGGGCGATTATGGGCTCACCTTCCTCGGCCTGCTCGGCATCGCCATCCCCAACTTCATGCTGGCGCTGATCCTGATGTATTTTGCCAATATCTGGTTCGGTATTTCGATCGGTCATCTGATGGACCGGGAATATCTGAATCAGGCGATGAGCTGGGCAAAGTTCAAATCGATCCTCGAACATATCTGGATCCCCGTCCTCATCATCGGAACGGCAGGCACAGCCGGCATGATCCGCCGCCTGCGGGCCAATCTGCTGGACGAGTTGCAGAAACAATATGTGGTGACAGCCCGCGCCAAGGGGCTGCATCCCTTCAAGGTGCTGATCAAGTATCCGCTGCGCATGGCGCTGAATTTCTTCATCTCGGATATCGGCTCGATCCTGCCCGCCATCATATCAGGCGCGGAAATCACCGCCGTCGTCCTGTCGCTCGAAACCACAGGCCCCATGCTCATCCGGGCTTTGCAAAGCCAGGATATGTATCTGGCCGGCTCGTTCCTGATGTTCCTGGCTTTCCTGACTGTCATCGGCGTTCTTGTGTCGGATATCGCCCTTGCCATACTCGACCCGCGAATCCGCTTCGGAGGTGGTAACGTCAAATGA